AAAATAATGAAATAAAGATAAACAGAGAATAAAAAGTTGAACAAAGATATTGATTATCTTCAGCTTAATTTCTGGCATATCACCAACTCATACACCCACACACATACGGACAAACACACCACCATCTTGAACTGAGCCCCACCGTTTCCCCCCAGATGACAGCAACGGGACCAACTACAGACACAGCTGCTGAAATGGTAGCGCCGACGGTCCGCCACCGTAGCCTCACCCAAAAGGAGTGCTAATCCGCCAGCGCGTCCGTCTTTCTTCCATCCCACCCTTTCCCTTCTTCACCTTTCACCTTTGTTTCCTTCACACCCCCAGACGCATCTCAGGTCTGGGCTCCCAACTCCCGTCCCCTCACCGCTCGGGAGGCTGACTTGGACTTGCATATACACCATGGTCACCAGGCCCTCTTCCTGATGCGCTGGCATCTCTCCCTTACTTCCCAGCGTTGCAGTCGCAGTCGCCAGGGCTCTGTTTACCATGTTTACCAGCAGCAACCTCAAGGAACCGTCATCCAAAAGGACCCTAGAGATAaactcaccaccaccatccgACGGAAAACAAGCCTCGACATCTTGTCGATAATCGGCTGATGAGGCAGGCCGTGCTGCCTCCGGACTCTGCTACCACCAAATTGGCCCTCCCAAGCGTTCAAAGACGTCCTGGTCGTATCTCATCGACATTGAGATGAGGGAACAGCTGTCACATCCCACGCACGCAGCCTTCCCGAGGCGTCCCCGTACGTACCGTACCGCATCTAATTGAATACCTTGCCGTTTGGTACCAAACATCCTCAACACGATTGATGATGGTGGCGGCCGGGCTGCATTTCCGGTCGGGCACTACACCACCACCCGCTGCATCTCCCGGCGAATCCTCTCCCATGCCTTCCCGCCGCGCCGGTCTGCTGCCAGGACAAGGTGAGCACTGAGCACGGGGGTTGACAAACACAAGATGCAGAGGACCAGATTCTCCCTTGACCGAGTTGCCAAATATCGCAAAACGCCGTTGACAGCCTGTCAACCGCTGTCCGTCTCGTTATCACGGGTGCCCCCGTTTGGAGAGCGGTCGCGTCTCCTCCACTCGCCCGTCTCCAACCTTTAACGTTTCGTTACTCTAATTTCATGTCCCTTTGAAGCTCACCAAGCTTCTGCGCCTTACATGCAACCGCCGCATTGCTGCATCCGTCGCAGTTCCCCGGGCCAACTGGCATTCGATCTTTATCGTTCTCGATACGAAATGCACGCCCGCCCAAACCGCAGTGTTTCACACCACAATTGCTGGTAGGCTGATGGCATCTTTGCGACCGGTTTCTCTTTCGCCCCGGCTGGACCGAAAGCCTACCGTTCTTGGGACGTCTATCTACGGTACGACATACACCTCCCAAGTTTTCGAGATCAACTTCACCGTTGTGCTACACGCGAAGGTGGCGTCTGCCGTACCTCCCAGCAATGCCGGCCAAACGTGCAACTAATCCCCCTCTTTCCTCCCCTCCTTGAATGCAGTACCCGCGATCGTCTCAATTCTAGATGCGTCGTTTTGCCGCCCAAGGGCAGCAGTGATACGGAAGGCTGCTGATAGCCCCTCATGCCTTGAACCCTCCACGTTTCCTGGTTACGGACAGCAGCAGCGGCACTCCCATACCGAGGGGTCATTTGGTGCCCGCATATGCGGACAAGATGCGAGGCCAGGTGAGGCGGCAAATCGCCGCGCCCGCTGCCGGATTGTCGGTGTGGCTTGGAGGCGGCCACAGCTTGTCACGTTCGCATGAAGGGCCATTGTCACCGTTACAAAATGCCCCCCAACTACCTCGAACCTCGAAGTTTCTTCCTCTTGTGACATACCAGGAACCAGCAGTCGATGTTCCTGCGTCTTGTTGGGCAGCGATTGAGGACCACTTTCGTTGGTTTCCCCGCGGCGGGGGCTGTCTTCGGTGACATTATTCTCTTTACCGCCCCCTCCATTCTTTCGACCAGCAGGTGTGTTTGTGCTGGGCATCACGTTGTTGAGACACGCCAGCTCACGCATATCCGATTGTCATGCAGGGTGTCATCCTTCCTGTGCAGCTGTCACTTTTCCTGCCAGCAAGCTTTACCTCGGGGGTAAGCTTTATCACTAATACTTTGACCATTTTGATCACGAATACTGGCGATGATGCCCAGAATTGCCAAAATTGACACCTGAGTTGGCGCAAGTGAACCTGAATTTCCCATTTTGAGGCGCGGACAGTCAGGCTGTTACACGGCGGTACGTAAAGTGGATGCAAGACTTTCCGTTTGTCTCCTTCAGAGGTCTCTCCTTTTTAGTATTCAATATTTTCTACCTTATTGAAAAGAATGCTATCGAGAAGGTAATGGTGTTGATATATCGATGGGATTTGAATGGTCAGCTCGTTTATTCCCACCGTTTTCAACGCTATTCACAGGGATCCAGTCGTAATGAGACCGTCAGCACCTCGTTGGCCTGTTTCGTTTCTAAGTATTGGCAACACGCGGTAATCTGCAGGGGGGCAAGGTACCAAGTAATATAGATTGTTGCGAATAAGTGGCTACGAAAATGCCATTTCATTTTTTCATAGAGTTATTCGGGTAAAATTTTGCAGTGTTTTTGCTTCTCTTTCTTTGCGGGTCATAAGCCGTGTAAGTGTTCCGATCGGGTCTTTTGTGGACACCCGGAGCCGAATGGGTCCACTTCAGCTCCGGTCAGCGGGAAGTTCGGATGTCAAAGTACCTGTTGTCGGTCAACCCGAAATCTGCCCACGCTCAAGAATGACTCCTGAATCATTCTAGCTAGGCTTTACATGTTTAGTGGGACGAGATTTTCCTTCTGTCAGAAGAATACCATTAAAGGTAAAAAGATGACCAATCAAGGAGATACCCAGGCGAGGATGTCTCTTAGCGGGCGCGACATTTCCTACAGATGTATCGCTGGAAAATTATCATGAACATTTCTTGCCTCGCCTGTATTCCAAAACTCTTTGCAGTCCGGCTCATCAATCAGGGTAATTACCATTGAATAAGGTACGAGCCTACACCTGACTTGAGGCATCCGCATTGCCGGATATTGAAGGTAGTCAGAGCCACTTGATAGACAAGGTGCAAACAACTCATTATCTGCGGCACGGCAAACTTCTCTAGCGCCCCTGAATCTTTGATCTGAATCGTGCATATTTATTCATGACTTGTTTTCTACTATCGAAGATGAGTCGACCGGCGTCGATGCATCTCGTCTGTAGTGATTGGTGACTGGCAGCAGAAACAAGACCGTGCACTAACAAGTTTGCCGGCTCCTCCGGCCGAAATCTGTTAGCGTTGACAAGTTGGCGCCCCATTATGAGTCACCTCGACTAACCGCAGCGTAACGCAACACCGCTGAAAGTCTCGGCACCCTGTCAATGTCGCGGTTGCAGATTGAGAAGCGACTCGGAGATTCCACTACATCCGGTCCGGGGCCAAACCCACCTGGGCTCATCGTCAATCATCGCCACCCGACTGACTACACGCGGAATTGTCAAATACAGCCTCTTCGCCTCGACATCATCCCGAACGACCTCTCTTCGACAGCAAACCTTCAATACTCGCCTTTGCCAGCTGAGGTAGCTCATCAAGAGACGGACAAGCACTGCTCCACCCGCAGTCCACCCATTTCTCCCTGTTCTTTTTGCATTTCATCCCGTTCAGCTCATCCACAATTTCCAACGTTGAGCATTTCCAATTCCGTTCACCACGCGCGAACATGATTTCCCTCACAAAACAGGGCGGCAATACGCACCAGCAGGCCGTTCCCAGGCCTCGCACCGACCGCGTGGTCCCCAAACCCGTCCCGGAGGCTCAGTCCAAGGATCCCCGCGGCTACCAGCTCGAGCAGCTGCGCAAGCGCTACTCGCCCCGCGAATCCACCGCCGCGGACGGCACCACCACATCCCTGGTCTTCCGCATCAAGCCCTCGGATCCGGACTTTCCCTTTGAGCTGGAGCACTTGCAGTGCGACCTCCGCGTGCCGGAGGACTACCCCGATGCTGTCCCCGTCCTGCACGTGCGGAACAGCGATATCCCGCGCGGCTTCTGCATCAACATTGAGCGCGGGTGGGAGAGGCTCGTCGAGGAACGCCGGGGCGCTACGCTTCTCGCCCTCACCTACGCCCTGGACAAGAACCTGGAAAAGTTCCTGTCCGAGCAGGAGGTGGCTACCGTGAAGTTGGTCACCTACAAGGACGAGGGCGTGAAGGATACCCGCCACCTCGAGGCCGCCGCCATCGCGGCCATCCCGGGCCCGGCGACCCAGATCACAAAGACGCCATCCCCGGCCCCGGCGCCGCCTGTGAGGCACTACACTCCTGAGGAGTACTTCACCAAGGAGGAGATGGCGGCTGCCAAAGCCCGGCGCGCGCAGGAGACGCGGCAGTTGGAGACACGCATGGGACGGCTGTCTCTGTATCGCCGATCGCCGGACGGCATCGTCTACACGCTCCCTCTGGAGCCTCGTCGCCGTGCCGAGCTATCTCCCGGGTTGCAAGGCGTCAAGACGGTCCATCTTATCGTGCCGCTGCTGTACCCGCTGCAACCGCTGCGTATCCAGCTCAACGAGTGTGACTCGCAAGACGCCGAGCCCTTGGAGGAGCTCTACGTACAGAAAGCAGCGGAGCAGAAGCAGATGACTCTCACGAGCCACCTGAACTACTTGGCTCAGAACATGCACGTCTTAGCAAAGCAAGCAGCGGCGCCGCCTAAGCCTGCTGCTGCTCAGGCGGTGTCAACCCAGGAACCTGAAAAGGATTCCAAGGCAAAGGCACCGGCCATGGATGACGATGACCGCAGCCATATCAAAGTTATCCCGCGTCCACCGGAATGGAGCCGTCCCGGCGCCGGTGAAGACAACACAGATTCGTCAGACAGCTACGATTCAGAAGACGACTCGGACGAAGGCGGCGCCGACCTCGACGCAGAACCACCCAGCCTCTCCTCC
The window above is part of the Colletotrichum lupini chromosome 9, complete sequence genome. Proteins encoded here:
- a CDS encoding CHY zinc finger domain-containing protein, which translates into the protein MISLTKQGGNTHQQAVPRPRTDRVVPKPVPEAQSKDPRGYQLEQLRKRYSPRESTAADGTTTSLVFRIKPSDPDFPFELEHLQCDLRVPEDYPDAVPVLHVRNSDIPRGFCINIERGWERLVEERRGATLLALTYALDKNLEKFLSEQEVATVKLVTYKDEGVKDTRHLEAAAIAAIPGPATQITKTPSPAPAPPVRHYTPEEYFTKEEMAAAKARRAQETRQLETRMGRLSLYRRSPDGIVYTLPLEPRRRAELSPGLQGVKTVHLIVPLLYPLQPLRIQLNECDSQDAEPLEELYVQKAAEQKQMTLTSHLNYLAQNMHVLAKQAAAPPKPAAAQAVSTQEPEKDSKAKAPAMDDDDRSHIKVIPRPPEWSRPGAGEDNTDSSDSYDSEDDSDEGGADLDAEPPSLSSGLTPERGTSISFPTIELHSIELFQVSILNLSVKCSRCKTINEITGLKHEVPQTSTCRKCAAGLAAQFRQTLVHANSTRAGFVDLTGCAVSDMLPSTFVPVCAKCSTASQGLVAVRGDAVTNVCRACHGKFTFKIPTVKFLALSAGGLAAPTTGPVKRAEKLGLHAGTPLPDRGACAHYRKSYRWFRFSCCAKVHPCDRCHDEAENHVNEWANRMVCGWCSREQRYSPEACGFCGRSVIGRKGKGFWEGGKGTRDRKLMSRKDPRKFKRVGGGAAAAAKKD